A window of the Azospirillum formosense genome harbors these coding sequences:
- a CDS encoding NAD(P)-dependent oxidoreductase, translated as MANQRMLGFVHTAQRMPDKRPAAERRQDFAEIYARFSDERANEQANRCSQCGVPFCQVHCPVSNNIPDWLKLTSEGRLEEAYEVSQATNNFPEICGRICPQDRLCEGNCVIEQSTHGAVTIGSVEKYINDTAWDQGWVKPRKPSRELGVSVGIIGAGPAGLAAAEELRAKGYEVHVYDRYDRMGGLLVYGIPGFKLEKSVVERRVKLLADAGVVYHPNFEVGRDASLPELRRKHVAVLVATGVYKARDIKAPGSGLGNIVAALDYLTTSNKVSLGDTVEAYENGSLNAAGKHVVVLGGGDTAMDCVRTAIRQGATSVKCLYRRDRKNMPGSQREVAHAEEEGVEFIWQAAPEGFTGDTVVTGVRAVRIHLGVADATGRQTPQVIEGSEFTVQADLVIKALGFEPEDLPNAFGEPELKVTRWGTLLVDHRSKMTNMDGVFAAGDIVRGASLVVWAIRDGRDAAEGIHAYAKAKAEAPVAVAAE; from the coding sequence ATGGCGAACCAGAGGATGTTGGGCTTCGTGCACACCGCGCAGCGGATGCCCGACAAACGCCCGGCCGCGGAGCGCCGCCAGGATTTCGCCGAGATCTACGCCCGCTTCTCCGACGAGCGCGCCAACGAGCAGGCCAACCGCTGCTCGCAATGCGGCGTTCCCTTCTGCCAGGTGCACTGCCCGGTCTCCAACAACATCCCCGACTGGCTGAAGCTGACCTCCGAAGGCCGGCTGGAGGAGGCTTACGAGGTCTCCCAGGCCACCAACAACTTCCCGGAGATCTGCGGCCGCATCTGCCCGCAGGACCGCCTGTGCGAGGGCAACTGCGTCATCGAGCAGTCCACCCACGGCGCCGTCACCATCGGGTCGGTGGAGAAGTACATCAACGACACCGCCTGGGATCAGGGCTGGGTGAAGCCGCGCAAGCCGTCGCGCGAGCTGGGCGTCTCGGTCGGCATCATCGGCGCCGGTCCCGCCGGCCTCGCCGCCGCGGAGGAGCTGCGCGCCAAGGGCTACGAGGTGCACGTCTACGACCGCTACGACCGCATGGGCGGCCTGCTGGTCTACGGCATCCCCGGCTTCAAGCTGGAGAAGTCGGTGGTCGAGCGCCGCGTCAAGCTGCTGGCCGACGCCGGGGTGGTCTACCACCCGAACTTCGAGGTGGGCCGCGACGCCTCCCTGCCGGAGCTGCGCCGCAAGCACGTCGCCGTGCTGGTCGCCACCGGCGTCTACAAGGCGCGCGACATCAAGGCGCCGGGCTCGGGCCTGGGCAACATCGTGGCGGCGCTGGACTACCTGACCACCTCCAACAAGGTCAGCCTGGGCGACACGGTGGAGGCGTACGAGAACGGCTCCCTGAACGCCGCGGGCAAGCATGTGGTGGTCCTGGGCGGCGGCGACACCGCCATGGACTGCGTGCGCACGGCCATCCGCCAGGGCGCCACGTCCGTCAAGTGTCTGTACCGCCGCGACCGCAAGAACATGCCGGGCTCGCAGCGCGAGGTCGCCCACGCCGAGGAGGAGGGCGTGGAGTTCATCTGGCAGGCCGCCCCCGAAGGCTTCACCGGCGACACGGTGGTGACCGGCGTGCGCGCCGTGCGCATCCATCTGGGCGTCGCCGACGCCACCGGCCGCCAGACCCCGCAGGTGATCGAGGGATCGGAATTCACGGTCCAGGCCGATCTGGTCATCAAGGCGCTCGGCTTCGAGCCGGAGGACCTGCCCAACGCCTTCGGCGAGCCGGAGCTGAAGGTCACCCGCTGGGGCACGCTGCTGGTCGACCACCGCAGCAAGATGACCAACATGGACGGCGTGTTCGCCGCCGGCGACATCGTGCGCGGCGCCTCGCTGGTGGTGTGGGCCATCCGAGACGGCCGCGACGCGGCCGAGGGCATCCACGCCTACGCCAAGGCGAAGGCCGAGGCTCCGGTCGCCGTCGCGGCGGAATAA